A segment of the Dunckerocampus dactyliophorus isolate RoL2022-P2 chromosome 19, RoL_Ddac_1.1, whole genome shotgun sequence genome:
AACATGGATGTAGTTGGAACACAAGCCTCACAAAGACGCGGCATACCTCCCATACTGTGAGCTACCCAGACCACCGGCCGGTCACCAACCCCCGCCATCTTTAGCTTCTTGAGCAGCTCTCGACTCCTGCTGGCCAAGGACTTCCTGCGGAGAGAAAAGTATGAAAACAATCAGCTACTGTGTTTCTTcaaatagtgtttttttgttgttttttttaaactgaagaGTATGACGCAGCATTGACACCACTATACACAGGTCATGTGATGCACTCATAGTAAAGTATTCCTGACCTTTGATTCTCGGCGGGACACTTGGCCATCCAGTCACTGAGGTGGCTATCATATTCCACAGATAACACCCTCAGATGAGGACAATCAGCAGCTAACCATGACTGTCAATGAAAGGACAATGAGCAAACAATCATCACCAACAGGACACACGGGAGTCGTATGGCAACTTACCTTTGGCCAACACTCAGTGTAATCATCCCCGCAGTCTGTATTGTTCCCTTCCTCTAACACACTTCTGTCCCTCTGGCGCCATGTCTTAAAGGCTGCCCCCAGGATACCGTGGATGAACAGCACGTCTGCTTTAATTGGCTGGCTGCAATTGAAGTCAAAGAGTtggtttgaaaataaaaaaaaaacaacaaaaaaacagtaagaGCGACCAAAGTGTTTTCTCCTACTTGCCACGTGTTTGCGGGTGGAGGACGTAGACCCCGTCTTGGTACTTCTCTTTCACCGTCTCCCTGTCCAGGTTGGCGAGGGCGCGGGCTGCATGGGACGCCTGCATGACGTGAGGAGACTGCACCACCTCGGCCAGGACCGACACCCACCCTTGAGGTCGGTCaaaacaaaatggcattataaaccgcaatgcccgtgcttgtggttaaggaagacgtagtcaccaGTGCAATTCCATTTACGTTCTTAACGGAAgagtttttttaatgatacGCAAGCGGACATCGTCGGCCTGCTTACGTTAACAACACTCACACGGCCTGAGCCGACTAGCATGCGCTGCTCAAcgaagctaacccagctagcttccattcattcTCCCTAAGGGAGGAGTTTCAAAGCTTTTTCGTCAACTTTCTCCGGTGTTTTAGGCTGCCGTTTCGACATGTAGTTCGGGAGGGGGGCGGGTCAGTGTTTGTGACGAGATTCAGCCTCGATTGAGCAGTCCgccagggaaatacttccccccacaaacgttccttctccacatgatgacagcatttcactGACATTATATCAGTTTCCACGAGATTCCCCGTCTAACCattgattcctttttttttggccatttcCGCAATCCTGTTTccgaaatcatagggccctatatgatcttgtcctgtcatttatctttcttttaacAAAAGACAGTAAACACGGGCATATTTCAggcatagttgcaaatggtgattaattcttttgaaaactgtgattaatctgattaaaaaaattaatcatttgacagaaaAGCTTCAAAACATAAGCGCTATGGTACAATTTGACGCAAGAGATTTACCCGACTGAACGATGGCCTTGTGAACGCTGTCATTGAGCGCCAGGTTCCCGATGATTCGCACAATGTTCCTCTGAATCTTCTGGGAGTCTCTCCTGAGCTGGTAAACTCTCTGGAGGAGCAGGAGACCCCCGTTGGACACTATGTGGTCACAGTGGCTCTGAACCTGCAGGGCATGAAGCCAATGTTAATACCTGATGTGGTTACCTAATTCGGGTCGTTCCGTTGATCTGACCTTGGAGTGCTGGACTAGGGCCTGTAGGCAGAAGGACTCCACCTTCTCAGAGGGGACAGAGGTGAGACTTTGGGCGTAGGGCAGCCCGTTGCCACCAAAGCACCACAGACCGCCCTGCAACAAAGCATCTGATGAGCTGAGGATAAACAAGATATCGCTTCTGTCACGCCGTTTCATGTCCTCTTTACCCGCTGTGCTGCTAACGACTGGGTGCTTTCTCTGAGGGCCAGCGACGTGAAATACTGAACACACTTGTCCACCTCAGACTGCGGCAGAGAGGCCAGCAGCTGCCTCAAACCGTCCTCTGCTGAGAAGCCCTGTGAAGTTAAGGACAAATGGTCGGCTGGTCTTAATTAAGAGTCCGGCTGATACTATTTCATGGCGGCACTTACATCATCAAGGTCAGGAAGTGCAGGCGGAGGCAGGAAGAATCGCACGTCCACCCGTGGAGTCCGAGCAAGGCCCACTGCGGTTCTCTGGTCTATAACCTGGGCCGCGGTCTGATACTGGTAGTCTGCATGGTTGACATTACATTCAACTCACGTCTGTGTCGTTTAGGTGAATAATGCCCGTTGTTATACCGTGCCAGTGCTGATTCTCTGCAAGTTCCTTCACAGCTTGTATTCTGACAGACCGATTGTCGGATTGTGTCCTTTTTAGTAGGACCCATAGCGCCACCTCATGCGGGTCTGCATCCACATGACTGAGCCGCTCTATAAGAAAACAGAAATACAgaaatactaggggtgtcgcGACACACtcggttcacgagacgagacgatacacgagattgggaacgaaacgagattttaacattacgttaaagaaaagtacaatgagaaaatattgaaaatCTAGACAATATATTGCGATCTaccaatttaatttctactacattccactcttctgcactctctgtgtatgctagtggccccgcctccacacgCCGAGGCTCTATGACCGACTACAGGGCTCActtcgttcatgccgttgttctgtggaacaaacacgccaatgtgctgaaccctcttcctgcccgcTTGgcggcgggagacgaggaaaacagacccCAGTATATACTGggggccggcaaaatgatcaaattcatttacatttatcgtgtgataaatttgtttattatcgtcccaggcctactTTCCACCAGacacgagaaatcttgtcatgttttaatctcgcttGTGACACCACTAACAAACACAGTACATATCTACAACTATGTGCCACTTTCTTTGTTTGATGAAGTGCATCTGCTACTCTACCCATGGACCCTACAGAAGCTACAGAACCACACACAAGTTTACAAACCTTGTGGAAGCAGACTTTGTGTCATGGACTTGGcagctagtttttttttttaaagatggaaaaaaaatgcacatgttCAGCTTCTCTACGTACATAAAAAATGCACTATTGCTGAATGTTGCTatacttttttaaatataaaaaatgtaacatcttTGTAAAGCTGCATTTTATGATGAAGCTCTTGAATTAGACggatacagtagatccccggcCGTTCCACAGCAGGCTTAGCGGCGAATGGCAAAACAACGCACGTAATtgagatgcccataaaaatgacgatttttgacacatggctcccCCACCCCAAGATGTTTTTTTCGCTGTGACTATGTCAGagaaagtttcacttttgctttgCCCCATGTAAAGGGGGACGTCTCAACGCTTAGTGAAAAAACATGTACGAATCGTGggctggtacatgtatgctgtccattttacatgtcacgtgcagcatttatacatttttactcaattaggatgaatgagatgtgttttttttgcagaaaaaaatagaCTACTTTTGGGGcaagacattaaaaaaatgaattgtttGACCAAAAAGCCACAAATTTACAGGGTCACAAATGCCGGATTGCgactgtgcggggatccactgtaccaaatgttgtggctggtgagTGCATATCACAGAACAGGATGCGTGTGTGGAAAGCAGGTCCTTCCTTTAGCCTTGACAAAAGAATGCAcacgttttaaaaatgaataaatcaggTATATTCAGCCCGGGATGCATCAGGGGAAGTTGTCGTTTCATTCATGCTGTTTCTTACCGTCTAACGACTGGAGCAGAAGCCGTGAGGATATTTCTAGAAACCGTCTCGCTGCTTTATGAAGTTCCCTCCTTGTCTTGTGGGTGAGCCCTGGAAAATATGCCACGTCGCAAAAAGAGATAACTTATGAGGACGTATACATGATAATAACTGAAATGATGTCAGCTGGTATGTGTTGACATGAGAGGGGGTGGTTGACTTCATCCTAGCTGACCTTGACTAGTGGCAGGAAAGACAGTGAAAGAGGAAGgaagaaagacaggaagtgatggcaGAAGATGTCACAGAGCACCCGGACAAAGCAGGAATCAACTTTGTGCACACCCAAGAAAGAGACAATCAAGCCGTcagcattttttaatgtaagaGCATAATGGAAGCCGTATCGCAGTTTGTGTTGAACCGATAGAAAGTTCAAATGATACTGTTTGTTTTGGTGGTGCTAATATTTACACGTGGACTGGATTCTGCACTGTGATGTCATGATAAACGTTTTTGATCCTGTACCTGCAGCGAGGTTGTCCTTTTCGTCCGAGGGACCGGCTCGTAGATAAATGTACGACTTGTACTTCTCCTGAAGAATGGCACTCGTGTCAATGGTCACAGCTTTGTCCAGGGCCGCCACCTCGTATGTGATAAAAAGGCAGCCTCTGCAGAAGCGTGATGACGACACACGGTCATTGAGGCAGTCCCCAAGTCAAAGTTTCACTGGTGACTTACCCGAACACGACTGCGCCTGTTACCTTGGCAACCTTCCCTAGATGTCAGCAGAAAAACAATCTCACGTGGTTGTCTAAAGCTAAAAAACACACTGTTGGAATACAGTGGGGATGTACAACTCACTTAAATCCTTCCACCGTAGCACCTTGTTGAGACCGGGCACCACAACTGTACTCAGTCTCCTACAGCGGATCAAACACAGGGCAGGTGCAGACATCTTCTCCTGTCTGTCCCCTTGggataaaaataacacacaaaccAGAGCGGTGGGCGAGACTACTGGATGT
Coding sequences within it:
- the serac1 gene encoding protein SERAC1 isoform X2, yielding MSAPALCLIRCRRLSTVVVPGLNKVLRWKDLRKVAKVTGAVVFGGCLFITYEVAALDKAVTIDTSAILQEKYKSYIYLRAGPSDEKDNLAAGLTHKTRRELHKAARRFLEISSRLLLQSLDERLSHVDADPHEVALWVLLKRTQSDNRSVRIQAVKELAENQHWHDYQYQTAAQVIDQRTAVGLARTPRVDVRFFLPPPALPDLDDGFSAEDGLRQLLASLPQSEVDKCVQYFTSLALRESTQSLAAQRGGLWCFGGNGLPYAQSLTSVPSEKVESFCLQALVQHSKVQSHCDHIVSNGGLLLLQRVYQLRRDSQKIQRNIVRIIGNLALNDSVHKAIVQSGWVSVLAEVVQSPHVMQASHAARALANLDRETVKEKYQDGVYVLHPQTRGNQPIKADVLFIHGILGAAFKTWRQRDRSVLEEGNNTDCGDDYTECWPKSWLAADCPHLRVLSVEYDSHLSDWMAKCPAENQRKSLASRSRELLKKLKMAGVGDRPVVWVAHSMGGLLVKKMLIDASEDPDMQELLKNTKGILFYSVPHHGTFMAEYSVNVRYLLFPSIEVRELCKDSPALRDLNENFLNMAKEEEIKVLSFAETLPTNIGPMIKILVVPAQSANIGIGDLIEVDVDHLSICKPEKKESFLYKRSLQFIRETLQSAIGH
- the serac1 gene encoding protein SERAC1 isoform X1; the protein is MSAPALCLIRCRRLSTVVVPGLNKVLRWKDLRKVAKVTGAVVFGGCLFITYEVAALDKAVTIDTSAILQEKYKSYIYLRAGPSDEKDNLAAGLTHKTRRELHKAARRFLEISSRLLLQSLDAAKSMTQSLLPQERLSHVDADPHEVALWVLLKRTQSDNRSVRIQAVKELAENQHWHDYQYQTAAQVIDQRTAVGLARTPRVDVRFFLPPPALPDLDDGFSAEDGLRQLLASLPQSEVDKCVQYFTSLALRESTQSLAAQRGGLWCFGGNGLPYAQSLTSVPSEKVESFCLQALVQHSKVQSHCDHIVSNGGLLLLQRVYQLRRDSQKIQRNIVRIIGNLALNDSVHKAIVQSGWVSVLAEVVQSPHVMQASHAARALANLDRETVKEKYQDGVYVLHPQTRGNQPIKADVLFIHGILGAAFKTWRQRDRSVLEEGNNTDCGDDYTECWPKSWLAADCPHLRVLSVEYDSHLSDWMAKCPAENQRKSLASRSRELLKKLKMAGVGDRPVVWVAHSMGGLLVKKMLIDASEDPDMQELLKNTKGILFYSVPHHGTFMAEYSVNVRYLLFPSIEVRELCKDSPALRDLNENFLNMAKEEEIKVLSFAETLPTNIGPMIKILVVPAQSANIGIGDLIEVDVDHLSICKPEKKESFLYKRSLQFIRETLQSAIGH